Below is a genomic region from Parageobacillus toebii NBRC 107807.
GTTTCGCATTACAAAATAGTTGTGAGCGGCATTTCCTTTATGCATGCTGAGTTCATTTATTTGAATACCGGCATGGCGATTCGCTACAATAAAGTGGAAACATGAAATTTTGCTTTCTTGTTGTTTATGCAACGGAGAGCCTAAACCGAGGTGCATATACGATGAAAATAGAAGTTTGGTCCGATTTTGTCTGCCCATTTTGCTATATTGGGAAACGCCGGTTGGAAAAAGCGCTTGAGCAGTTTCCGTATAAAGATCAAGTCGAAGTCATATTCCGCAGTTTTGAGCTGGACCCAAACGCAAAAAAGCATTATGATATGACGATTCACGAAATCATTGCGCAAAAATATGGCATTTCAGTTGAAGAGGCGAAAAGGGTCAATGCCGATATTGGCAGACAGGCAGAGTCCGTCGGGCTGACGTTTCGATTTGACACGATGAAACCGACGAATACGTTTGACGCCCACCGTCTTGCCAAATATGCCGAAGAACAAGGAAAACTTCGGGAAATGGTAGAGCGGCTGTTTCAAGCGTATTTTACCGATTCGAAACTAATTAGCGACTATGACGTGCTTATCGAGTTGGCTGGCGAAGCTGGGCTG
It encodes:
- a CDS encoding DsbA family oxidoreductase produces the protein MKIEVWSDFVCPFCYIGKRRLEKALEQFPYKDQVEVIFRSFELDPNAKKHYDMTIHEIIAQKYGISVEEAKRVNADIGRQAESVGLTFRFDTMKPTNTFDAHRLAKYAEEQGKLREMVERLFQAYFTDSKLISDYDVLIELAGEAGLDRDKVKQVLESDRYTDEVRKDEAEAARFGVRGVPFFVLNRKYAISGAQPTEVFMQALEKVWEEENANSPLQPLAADGGGQCMDGNCKIE